In the genome of Elusimicrobium sp., one region contains:
- a CDS encoding MoxR family ATPase, whose product MDITTLNKQVQQESLFLQDLKREVSKVIVGQEGLVEKMLVALLADGHILIEGVPGLAKTLAVKTLAQAIHAQFQRIQFTPDLLPADITGTLIFNPKDGLFYPKRGPVFSNFVLADEINRSPAKVQSALLEAMQERQVTIGEQTYKLPEPFMVMATQNPVEQEGTYPLPEAQVDRFMLKVMVTYPSKEEEKIILERMASHQKIELNTQVTPEMILKARRVTDSIYVDEKIKNYIVDLVFATRDPKAAGLEKLASYIQYGASPRATIFLTQAAKAYSFLNGRGYVTPEDIKAVGLDVLRHRVLLSYEAEAENVTSDQIVRQIFDAVDVP is encoded by the coding sequence ATGGATATCACCACCTTAAACAAACAAGTTCAGCAAGAAAGCCTTTTTTTACAAGACTTAAAACGCGAAGTGAGCAAGGTTATTGTCGGGCAGGAAGGCCTGGTAGAAAAAATGTTGGTAGCCCTTTTGGCCGACGGGCATATTTTGATTGAAGGCGTGCCCGGGTTAGCCAAAACCCTCGCCGTAAAAACCTTGGCCCAAGCGATTCACGCTCAATTCCAACGCATTCAATTCACGCCGGACTTGCTCCCCGCCGATATTACGGGTACGCTTATTTTTAACCCGAAAGACGGCCTTTTCTACCCTAAACGCGGGCCGGTTTTTTCCAACTTTGTATTAGCCGACGAAATCAACCGTTCTCCCGCAAAAGTGCAAAGCGCCCTGTTGGAAGCCATGCAAGAACGCCAGGTAACCATCGGCGAACAAACCTACAAACTGCCGGAACCTTTCATGGTAATGGCCACCCAAAACCCGGTGGAACAGGAAGGTACTTATCCGCTTCCGGAAGCGCAGGTAGACCGCTTTATGCTTAAAGTAATGGTTACTTATCCTTCCAAAGAAGAAGAAAAAATCATTTTGGAACGCATGGCCAGCCACCAAAAAATTGAACTCAACACGCAAGTCACCCCGGAAATGATTTTGAAGGCACGCCGAGTAACCGATTCCATTTATGTGGACGAAAAAATCAAAAACTATATTGTAGATTTGGTATTTGCCACGCGCGACCCGAAAGCCGCCGGGTTGGAAAAATTAGCCTCCTATATCCAATACGGGGCCAGTCCGCGCGCCACCATCTTCCTTACCCAAGCCGCTAAAGCCTATTCCTTCCTGAACGGGCGCGGCTATGTAACGCCGGAAGATATCAAAGCCGTCGGGTTAGATGTGTTGCGCCACCGGGTGCTTTTGTCCTACGAAGCCGAGGCGGAAAATGTCACTTCCGACCAAATCGTTAGACAAATCTTTGATGCCGTAGATGTGCCGTAA
- the ptsP gene encoding phosphoenolpyruvate--protein phosphotransferase, translated as MPDSLTVFCPLDGNSVSLDQVPDPVFSERMLGDGTAIHPASGAVYSPIDGKIINFNKARHAFVVSQNGIEVLVHVGLDTVSLKGKGFTALAKEGDTVKAGQPILTFDLETLLTGLASPLVMVVVTAPADIKISAPVYGPVKQGTALFSIPVACASSQTEAAETFWQSNPITIANANGIHARPAAVLAHLAAQHPYSVELVFKERSANAKSVVAIMGLALSHQDSIVLRVAGPEAEARTMIAKLQEAFETGLGETVTPVAKPTETQEKQTLPPSATTTLTGLTACGGLAVGKAFRFQTQQITFEEFAKDPVTEEAELERALQVLRQELEQKIAAEKNEVARDILTAHLLLAQDPLLFEVAKETVAKGKTAEFAFNTAIRQSVDVLKKTKNPFLMERIADLKDLRLEVLALLTGDKKKTLQVPDGSILVAEELLPSDVTALPTNIAGVLLAQGSPTAHAGILLRNRGIPSVVRAGTTVHEIVNDTSLLLDADHAKAVINPSEDQVKEFTVRRERLQAETKEAQAAANTPAVTLDGKRIFIEGNVAGAAETAKACENGAEGMGLVRTEFLFQGRAIAPAEAEQTTAYQAVLDAAKDTTVTFRLLDAGGDKPLPFVNIAPEANPIVGVRGIRAFEKNEGFFRTQLRALLQVKPLNRVRIMLPMVTFTEELAHFKQIIEEEKTALGITESVQVGTMIEVPSAALTAEQLAKQADFFSLGTNDLTQYTLAIDRSHPVLSAQSDSLHPAVLQLIASTCRGAAAYQRPVALCGAMAGDKLAVPILIGLGVTELAVGAGTVARIKALVRKLNLADCQAVARQALTLPDAESVRKLVKEKFSME; from the coding sequence ATGCCCGATTCATTGACGGTCTTTTGTCCCCTAGACGGAAATTCTGTTTCTTTAGATCAAGTGCCCGACCCTGTATTTAGCGAACGCATGCTGGGAGACGGCACCGCCATTCACCCCGCCAGCGGGGCTGTATATTCCCCTATCGACGGAAAAATCATCAATTTCAACAAAGCCCGCCACGCCTTTGTAGTCAGCCAAAACGGCATTGAAGTATTAGTACATGTAGGCTTGGACACCGTTTCTTTGAAAGGAAAAGGCTTTACCGCTCTTGCCAAAGAAGGCGACACCGTAAAAGCAGGCCAACCGATTTTAACTTTTGATTTGGAAACACTCCTCACAGGCCTGGCCTCGCCGCTTGTGATGGTGGTGGTTACCGCCCCGGCGGACATCAAAATTTCCGCTCCTGTCTATGGCCCCGTAAAACAGGGCACGGCTCTTTTTTCTATTCCGGTGGCGTGTGCTTCCTCGCAAACGGAAGCGGCCGAAACTTTTTGGCAATCTAACCCCATTACCATTGCCAATGCCAACGGTATCCATGCCCGCCCCGCGGCCGTGCTGGCACACTTGGCGGCCCAACACCCCTATTCCGTAGAACTCGTTTTTAAGGAACGCTCCGCCAACGCTAAAAGTGTGGTAGCCATTATGGGGCTTGCGCTGTCGCACCAGGACAGCATCGTCCTGCGTGTAGCCGGCCCGGAAGCCGAAGCCCGCACGATGATTGCCAAACTGCAGGAAGCCTTTGAAACAGGCCTTGGCGAAACGGTCACTCCCGTAGCAAAGCCGACCGAAACACAAGAAAAACAAACCTTGCCCCCCTCTGCCACTACAACCCTTACGGGCTTAACGGCGTGTGGCGGGTTGGCAGTCGGCAAGGCGTTTCGTTTTCAAACGCAACAAATCACTTTTGAAGAATTTGCCAAAGACCCCGTTACCGAAGAAGCCGAATTGGAACGCGCTTTGCAGGTACTTCGCCAAGAATTGGAACAAAAAATCGCCGCGGAAAAAAACGAAGTGGCACGCGATATTTTGACGGCACATTTACTGCTCGCCCAAGACCCGCTTCTTTTTGAAGTAGCCAAAGAAACGGTAGCCAAAGGGAAAACGGCCGAATTTGCCTTCAATACGGCTATCCGCCAAAGCGTAGATGTACTGAAAAAAACCAAGAATCCGTTTTTAATGGAACGCATCGCCGACTTAAAAGATTTGCGCTTGGAAGTATTGGCCCTTTTAACCGGGGATAAAAAGAAAACCCTGCAAGTACCCGACGGCAGTATTTTGGTGGCAGAAGAATTGTTGCCTTCCGATGTTACCGCTCTGCCGACCAACATTGCAGGTGTACTGCTCGCCCAAGGTTCCCCCACCGCACACGCCGGTATTTTACTGCGAAACCGTGGGATTCCGTCCGTTGTACGCGCGGGCACTACCGTACACGAAATCGTAAACGATACGTCCCTTCTCTTAGATGCCGACCACGCCAAAGCGGTTATCAACCCGAGTGAAGACCAAGTAAAAGAATTTACCGTCCGCCGCGAACGCTTACAAGCGGAAACCAAAGAAGCCCAGGCCGCGGCCAACACTCCGGCCGTAACGCTGGACGGCAAACGAATTTTTATAGAAGGAAATGTGGCAGGCGCGGCCGAAACAGCCAAAGCCTGCGAAAACGGGGCCGAAGGCATGGGCCTTGTGCGTACGGAATTTTTGTTCCAAGGGCGCGCCATTGCTCCGGCGGAAGCCGAACAAACAACCGCTTATCAAGCCGTGTTGGACGCCGCCAAAGACACCACCGTCACTTTCCGCCTGTTAGATGCCGGGGGCGACAAACCTCTCCCGTTTGTCAACATTGCCCCGGAAGCCAACCCCATTGTGGGCGTGCGCGGAATCCGCGCGTTTGAAAAGAACGAGGGCTTTTTCCGCACCCAACTGCGTGCCCTCTTGCAAGTAAAACCGCTCAACCGTGTACGCATCATGTTGCCCATGGTTACTTTTACTGAGGAATTGGCACATTTCAAACAAATTATCGAAGAAGAAAAAACCGCTCTGGGCATTACCGAATCCGTGCAGGTAGGCACGATGATAGAAGTTCCTTCTGCCGCCCTGACCGCCGAGCAACTGGCCAAACAGGCCGATTTCTTCTCCCTCGGGACGAACGATTTAACCCAATACACTTTGGCAATAGACCGCAGCCACCCGGTGTTAAGTGCCCAGTCGGACTCGCTACACCCCGCCGTGTTGCAACTGATTGCCTCTACTTGCCGCGGAGCCGCCGCATACCAACGCCCCGTTGCTTTATGCGGGGCCATGGCAGGCGATAAACTGGCGGTACCGATACTGATTGGATTGGGTGTAACGGAACTGGCTGTAGGAGCCGGCACGGTGGCGCGTATCAAAGCCTTGGTGCGCAAGTTGAACCTGGCCGACTGCCAAGCCGTTGCCCGACAAGCCTTAACCCTCCCGGACGCCGAAAGCGTACGCAAGTTGGTAAAAGAAAAATTTTCGATGGAATAA
- the nagB gene encoding glucosamine-6-phosphate deaminase, with amino-acid sequence MRLVVTHMNLGQWAAEYIQGKINSAAPTQEKPFKMGLPTGGTAVDMYAHLRRLHQEGTLDFQPVITFNMDEYVGLAKSHPESYHSFMHQNLFGGINIRPENVHILNGEAEDLQAECEAYEQAINQAGGIDLFLGGVGQNGHLAFNEPGSSFESRTRLVDLTENTIQANARFFQNDTTLVPKQALTVGIATITDAKEVLCLAIGDKKAAAVARVMQPGTDINCPITALKLHPSATLLVDEDACSLLDEKSRARLQALQTAEPQAKQWCLEIEE; translated from the coding sequence ATGCGTTTAGTAGTAACTCATATGAACTTAGGCCAATGGGCCGCCGAATATATTCAAGGGAAAATCAACTCCGCCGCCCCGACGCAAGAAAAACCGTTTAAGATGGGGCTTCCCACCGGGGGAACAGCCGTAGATATGTACGCACATTTACGCCGCTTACACCAAGAAGGCACTCTTGATTTTCAACCTGTTATCACTTTTAATATGGACGAATATGTAGGGCTTGCCAAAAGCCACCCGGAAAGTTACCACAGTTTTATGCACCAAAATTTATTTGGCGGCATCAATATCCGCCCCGAAAATGTGCATATCCTAAACGGTGAAGCCGAAGATTTACAGGCCGAGTGCGAAGCCTATGAACAAGCCATTAACCAAGCGGGCGGAATTGATTTGTTCCTCGGCGGAGTGGGGCAAAACGGACACTTAGCATTTAACGAGCCCGGTTCCTCCTTTGAAAGCCGCACGCGCTTAGTAGATTTAACGGAGAATACAATTCAGGCCAATGCGCGCTTTTTTCAAAACGATACCACCCTCGTCCCCAAACAGGCCCTTACGGTAGGCATTGCCACCATTACCGATGCCAAAGAAGTGCTTTGTCTTGCTATCGGGGACAAAAAAGCCGCTGCCGTGGCGCGCGTAATGCAACCCGGTACGGATATAAATTGCCCGATTACCGCCCTTAAACTCCACCCCAGCGCCACGCTTTTGGTAGATGAAGACGCTTGCTCTTTGCTGGACGAGAAATCCCGCGCCCGCTTACAAGCCTTGCAGACCGCCGAACCGCAAGCCAAACAATGGTGTTTGGAAATCGAGGAATAA
- a CDS encoding CatB-related O-acetyltransferase: MPDFKKLFVKIYSAFIVNKQKRHEVREILLLPDPNSPSSQHTWCGRHTYFGSNFTRMHEQSTVGSFCSIGKNVAIGPSQHPIDWLSTAPFQYVEYKKLTEDQPILSYSYPPTVVENDVWIGNNAVIKDGITVANGCIIASNAVLTRDTEPYGIYAGVPAKLIRKRFSDDIIKDLLELKWWELDDKIIATLPFNDIRRCIEELKKIRKM; encoded by the coding sequence ATGCCTGATTTCAAAAAATTATTCGTAAAAATATATTCTGCTTTTATCGTAAATAAGCAAAAAAGGCATGAGGTAAGAGAAATTTTGCTCTTGCCCGACCCGAATTCGCCCTCGTCCCAACATACTTGGTGCGGAAGACATACTTATTTCGGCTCAAATTTTACCAGAATGCACGAACAAAGCACTGTGGGAAGTTTTTGTTCTATCGGTAAAAATGTAGCGATAGGGCCTTCTCAACACCCGATAGATTGGCTATCCACCGCCCCATTTCAATATGTTGAATACAAAAAACTCACGGAAGATCAGCCTATCCTATCTTATTCCTATCCTCCAACAGTTGTAGAAAACGATGTTTGGATTGGAAACAACGCTGTTATCAAAGACGGCATTACCGTAGCCAATGGTTGTATCATTGCCTCAAATGCCGTGCTTACGCGCGATACGGAACCCTACGGCATATACGCAGGAGTACCCGCCAAGTTGATTAGAAAAAGATTTTCCGACGACATCATAAAAGATTTACTGGAGTTAAAATGGTGGGAATTAGACGATAAAATTATCGCAACACTTCCATTTAATGATATCCGCCGATGTATAGAAGAATTGAAAAAGATTAGAAAAATGTAA
- a CDS encoding PTS sugar transporter, which translates to MQTLKKFFSAVGNGLVQLGKALMLPIAVLPIAGLLLRLGQPDLLNIAFISDAGGAVFNNLPVIFAVGVAIGFAKENHGAAALASFIGYLIMSAALATLDKTINMGVLGGIIVGVTAGLLYNRFHNIKLPSYLAFFGGRRFVPIITGASCLVIAVAAYFIWPPIGKAISAFGNWTISSGSVGLFFYGLANRLLIPLGLHHVLNNLVWFQFGDFATLQNGVETVVHGDLHRFFAGDPTAGAFMAGFFPIMMFGLPAACLAMIHTADTKRKKATAGILLSMAFTSFLTGITEPVEFAFMFLAFPLYVVHAFLTGISMALMHILHVKLGFTFSAGLFDYLLSYGLGTNAWLLLPVGLAYGVIYYFVFRFAIVKWNLKTPGREEETQEPVSAPAEQNAVEKPAEKQAVEPEKKEEPAPAPAAETPKAADSRAAKYVAALGGKENLRVVDACATRLRLEVNDPALVQDATLKQLGARGVVRVGANSVQVVIGPEADLISTEIKEII; encoded by the coding sequence ATGCAAACACTTAAAAAGTTTTTTTCCGCTGTAGGAAACGGGCTTGTGCAACTGGGCAAAGCCCTCATGCTACCCATTGCCGTACTCCCTATCGCAGGGTTACTCCTGCGCTTAGGCCAGCCGGATCTCTTAAATATTGCCTTCATTTCCGATGCGGGCGGGGCAGTATTTAACAATTTACCCGTCATTTTTGCGGTCGGTGTGGCTATCGGCTTTGCTAAAGAAAACCACGGGGCGGCGGCGTTGGCCTCCTTTATCGGCTATTTAATTATGAGCGCGGCCCTGGCTACGCTGGACAAAACTATCAATATGGGCGTGTTGGGCGGTATTATCGTGGGTGTAACGGCAGGCCTTCTTTACAACCGTTTTCACAACATCAAACTCCCCTCCTATTTGGCTTTCTTTGGCGGAAGAAGATTCGTACCCATTATTACAGGGGCCAGCTGTCTAGTGATTGCGGTAGCCGCGTATTTTATTTGGCCACCAATCGGTAAAGCCATTTCCGCCTTCGGGAATTGGACGATTTCCTCCGGCAGTGTGGGGCTTTTCTTCTACGGGCTCGCCAACCGCTTGTTAATTCCGCTCGGCCTGCACCATGTGCTTAATAACTTGGTATGGTTCCAATTCGGCGATTTTGCCACCCTGCAAAACGGTGTGGAAACCGTTGTTCATGGCGACTTACACCGCTTTTTCGCGGGTGACCCTACCGCCGGGGCGTTTATGGCGGGGTTCTTCCCCATTATGATGTTCGGCTTGCCGGCTGCCTGTTTAGCCATGATTCACACCGCCGACACCAAGCGCAAAAAAGCCACCGCCGGTATTTTACTTTCCATGGCGTTTACTTCTTTCTTAACCGGTATCACCGAACCCGTGGAATTTGCCTTTATGTTCCTCGCTTTCCCGCTTTATGTGGTGCATGCCTTCCTGACGGGTATTTCCATGGCGCTTATGCATATTTTGCATGTAAAATTGGGCTTCACCTTCTCCGCCGGTCTTTTTGACTATTTGTTAAGTTACGGATTGGGAACAAATGCCTGGCTGTTGTTGCCCGTCGGCTTGGCTTACGGAGTAATTTACTATTTTGTGTTCCGTTTTGCTATTGTAAAATGGAACTTAAAAACACCCGGCCGCGAAGAAGAAACGCAAGAGCCCGTTTCTGCTCCCGCCGAGCAAAATGCGGTTGAAAAACCCGCAGAAAAACAGGCCGTTGAACCCGAAAAAAAGGAAGAACCGGCCCCTGCCCCCGCAGCAGAAACCCCCAAAGCGGCTGACTCCCGCGCGGCCAAATATGTAGCGGCTTTAGGCGGAAAAGAAAATCTAAGAGTGGTCGATGCCTGTGCCACACGCCTTCGCTTGGAAGTAAACGACCCGGCCCTCGTGCAAGATGCAACCCTCAAACAGTTGGGGGCGCGCGGGGTAGTAAGAGTCGGCGCGAACAGTGTGCAGGTGGTTATCGGCCCGGAAGCAGACCTGATTTCCACGGAAATTAAAGAAATTATTTAA
- a CDS encoding ankyrin repeat domain-containing protein, translating into MNKQSKLLDQLFTAAKTGNVAALKKLAAQGVPLDIRQKETGFSPCLVAAGLGQVEALAFLVENGVNVNEVTARGTSTLMLAAAQGHISMVNWLLNNGADVTLKNESNDTVLSYALQLFEGPERVLNDIVKFLLAHGVELENRETELGFTPLMLASHKGYSSIVKLLVAHGADVNAASARQKNDSKQTGGKNSPGDNTKRGFPIELITVSVPETPLTLAKTPEIRAYLKEHGAKE; encoded by the coding sequence ATGAATAAACAATCAAAACTGTTAGACCAATTATTCACCGCCGCCAAAACAGGTAATGTTGCTGCGCTAAAAAAGCTCGCCGCACAAGGTGTACCGCTGGATATCCGCCAAAAGGAAACGGGGTTTTCCCCTTGTTTGGTGGCCGCGGGTTTGGGGCAGGTGGAAGCATTGGCTTTTTTGGTAGAAAACGGGGTAAATGTAAACGAGGTTACCGCGCGCGGAACAAGCACGCTTATGTTAGCGGCGGCACAAGGCCACATTTCTATGGTAAATTGGCTACTCAATAACGGCGCAGATGTAACCCTTAAAAACGAATCGAACGACACGGTGCTTTCTTACGCACTCCAACTGTTTGAAGGCCCCGAGCGGGTACTAAACGATATCGTAAAATTCTTGTTGGCCCATGGGGTAGAACTGGAAAATCGAGAAACCGAACTGGGTTTTACTCCTTTAATGCTTGCCTCCCATAAAGGCTATTCTTCCATCGTAAAATTATTGGTGGCGCACGGAGCCGATGTGAACGCGGCCTCCGCACGGCAGAAAAACGATTCCAAACAAACGGGGGGAAAAAACTCTCCCGGGGATAATACCAAAAGAGGTTTTCCCATAGAACTTATTACCGTTTCGGTTCCGGAAACGCCTTTAACTCTCGCCAAAACTCCGGAAATTCGTGCCTATCTAAAAGAACACGGGGCTAAAGAATAA
- the nagA gene encoding N-acetylglucosamine-6-phosphate deacetylase → MKTLALCWTRNPAPAYKPCRPPNRKPNNGVWKSRNNMNAFLITNICAVTPEKTLEKAVIWVEDGRIKQVCEKSELPSTANALPKIDGKNTFALPGFIDLHIHGFAGFGVETGNAQDLLAMSAELGKHGVTAFTPTLYCGQPEDMARLLRLLSPALGKETGAKILGFHLEGPFISPAKPGVMKPQDIAPANLEVLKNLYEASNGKIVSMTLAPELPGIEPIIEFCRSHGILLQAGHTNATYEEFALGAARGVTHATHLFNAMSPFTQRAPGASGAVLMNPGISCEIIADGVHVHPDIVGFLRTVKPVENIILVTDALRPTGQEKGPFLANGEEVVLSGGVWKRKADNVIAGSALTMARGVKNLVDFGYTLPQASLCACANPARLLGLSHTGRLEAGYSADIVLLGSDFTPLKTFIQGKEI, encoded by the coding sequence ATGAAGACGCTTGCTCTTTGCTGGACGAGAAATCCCGCGCCCGCTTACAAGCCTTGCAGACCGCCGAACCGCAAGCCAAACAATGGTGTTTGGAAATCGAGGAATAATATGAACGCTTTTTTAATTACCAACATTTGCGCAGTCACTCCCGAAAAAACATTGGAGAAGGCCGTTATTTGGGTGGAAGACGGGCGTATTAAACAGGTATGCGAAAAAAGCGAACTGCCCTCCACCGCAAATGCTTTGCCGAAAATTGACGGCAAAAATACATTTGCTTTGCCGGGTTTTATTGATTTACATATCCACGGTTTTGCCGGGTTTGGGGTAGAAACCGGCAATGCGCAAGATTTGCTTGCCATGTCGGCCGAACTGGGCAAACACGGCGTAACGGCCTTTACCCCCACCCTCTACTGCGGGCAACCGGAAGACATGGCGCGTTTACTGCGCCTGCTTTCCCCTGCGTTGGGGAAGGAGACGGGTGCGAAAATTTTAGGTTTCCATTTGGAAGGCCCTTTTATTTCGCCTGCAAAACCGGGCGTTATGAAACCACAGGATATTGCCCCCGCCAATTTGGAAGTGTTAAAAAACCTCTATGAAGCATCAAACGGTAAAATTGTTTCCATGACGCTGGCTCCGGAATTACCCGGCATAGAACCCATTATAGAGTTTTGCCGTTCGCACGGTATTTTACTCCAAGCGGGGCACACCAATGCCACCTATGAAGAATTTGCCCTGGGCGCGGCCCGCGGGGTTACCCATGCCACGCATTTGTTTAATGCCATGAGCCCGTTTACCCAACGCGCTCCGGGGGCTTCGGGTGCGGTACTGATGAATCCGGGCATTTCGTGCGAAATTATCGCCGACGGCGTGCATGTTCACCCTGATATCGTAGGGTTTCTGCGTACCGTAAAACCGGTGGAAAATATCATTTTGGTAACAGATGCATTAAGACCTACCGGCCAAGAAAAAGGGCCCTTCCTGGCCAATGGGGAAGAAGTGGTTCTTAGCGGCGGCGTATGGAAAAGAAAAGCAGATAATGTGATTGCCGGCTCTGCCCTGACCATGGCTCGCGGAGTGAAAAACCTGGTAGATTTCGGCTATACTTTGCCGCAAGCATCTCTTTGTGCGTGTGCAAATCCGGCCCGCCTTTTGGGTCTTTCCCATACAGGCAGATTGGAAGCCGGATACTCCGCAGATATTGTTTTACTGGGAAGTGATTTTACCCCGCTAAAAACATTTATTCAAGGAAAAGAAATCTAA
- a CDS encoding DUF58 domain-containing protein, producing MDTSEILKKVRQIEIQTNKLVSETFAGEYLSTFKGQGIEFAEVREYTPGDDIRSIDWNVTARTGVPYIKKYNEERELTLMIACDVSASEQFGSTDKLKLEAAAELAALFAMSALKNSDKVGLLLFSDQVELFVPPRKGKKHVLRLIREMIAFEPKRKGTNLGLCLETLNKVIKRQGILILISDFLEPFENFAKPFKLAAKKFDLIPVIVKDKLEEKVPSLGVCIDVVDPETGAEDLISLSGSELNAQLNQYRQKQDEQLKSLFNPFKIEPIVVDTAHSPFEPVISFFKQRAKKLRR from the coding sequence GTGGATACTTCGGAAATTCTTAAAAAAGTACGCCAGATAGAAATTCAAACCAACAAATTGGTCTCCGAAACTTTTGCCGGGGAATACCTCAGCACGTTCAAAGGCCAAGGGATTGAATTTGCCGAAGTGCGCGAATATACCCCGGGGGACGATATCCGTTCTATTGATTGGAACGTAACGGCCCGAACGGGTGTTCCCTACATTAAAAAATACAACGAAGAACGCGAACTGACACTGATGATTGCGTGCGATGTTTCCGCCAGCGAGCAATTCGGCTCTACCGATAAATTAAAATTGGAGGCCGCCGCTGAACTGGCTGCACTTTTTGCCATGTCTGCCCTTAAAAACAGCGACAAGGTAGGCCTCTTGTTATTTTCGGACCAGGTGGAATTGTTTGTCCCCCCCCGAAAAGGCAAAAAACATGTGTTACGCCTGATTCGCGAAATGATTGCTTTTGAACCCAAACGCAAAGGTACTAATTTGGGGCTCTGCCTGGAAACCTTAAATAAAGTAATCAAACGCCAAGGAATTTTAATTCTCATTTCCGATTTTTTGGAACCGTTTGAAAATTTCGCAAAACCTTTTAAGTTGGCGGCTAAAAAATTTGATTTAATACCTGTTATCGTTAAAGATAAACTAGAAGAAAAAGTTCCCTCTTTGGGGGTTTGCATCGATGTAGTGGATCCCGAAACGGGCGCAGAAGATTTAATTTCTCTTTCCGGTAGCGAACTAAATGCCCAACTAAACCAATACCGCCAAAAACAAGACGAACAACTGAAAAGTCTTTTCAACCCTTTTAAGATTGAACCCATTGTGGTGGATACGGCGCACTCCCCGTTTGAACCTGTGATTTCGTTTTTTAAGCAACGCGCCAAGAAACTGCGGAGATAG